Below is a genomic region from Persicimonas caeni.
CCTGGACGAGCTCGGCGCTGCGCCCAGCGGCAGTCGAACTGCTGTTAAATGATATCACGATCAACGACCGCCGCGTTATTGTCGAGTTCGGTTCCGGTGTCTCGACGTTCTTCATCGCCGCTCTGCTGCAATCTCGCCGCGGTCACCTGTTCAGTGTAGAACACGATCCTAAGTGGGCCTCGATTGTCCGCAAGGAGCTCGAACGGCGAGGACTGCTCGATCACGTCACCCTGATCAAAGCACCTCTCGAAACCTCTCCTTTCGGAACCCAGCAAGGCGATTGGCACAATGAGCCAGTGGTCTATACTTGGTACGACACTGCCGTACTCGAGCAGAAGCTGCCACCGAAGGGTATTGATCTGGTCGTGGTCGATGGTCCCCCCGCATTTAAGGATCAATATCGGTTTGCCCGTTTTCCGGCCCTGCCTTACATCGCCGACAGGCTAGCCTCCTGCTGCACGATCGTCCTCGACGATATCGATCGGGAAGGCGAGCAGACTGTGGTTGCGAAGTGGGAGGAACAGACCTCTTTTCGATTCCAGGTGCTCACTTCTCGTGGGAATATTGCAGTAAGCCACACCGGACGGGCTTTTAATATCTAACCCAGCCGCGCCAGTGCATCGCCGTGACAATCTAGGAACCGACGAAGCTGCCCATCGCTGAACATCTCCTGCCACTGGTCAGTCTGACCTTTGCGCACCGCCTTGAGCGACTGGCCGTCGGCGCTCGTTTGAAGATTGCGTTGACGCATGATCCTTTCTTGGCGCTGCATTCGCTCGAAGCGCGCATCGGTCACGGCACGCTCGACGCGGTCGACATTGATATCAAGCCCCGCGAACTCGAGGATGCGGCGAAGTTGTTGTGCCGTATCTTCTTTCAAATCTCGATAGCGGATGAGCAGAAGGCGACCCGATGGTTCTAAGTTGTCCAACCACGAGTTTAGATGGGTACTCCAGGAGCCGTAGGGACCAACCTGACCACGGTTAAACAACGTTAGATAATCGTCGAAAGACATCTCTTGAGAAATGGTCCCACGCTGCCGGCAATAAAAGTAGTAGGAGACGGCAACATCTCGCCCATCGCGTACGATGTAGATCACCCTTCGATACTCGGGCACATAAGGCTCATGGCTCTTCAAAAACCTCGGCGACGGCAATTCGGCACAGCGCTCCGGGCTGACATATAGATCCGGCACGCAGCGGTACACGGCGTCAAAGTCACAAGCCTCGCCCGTCAGGTAATTGGCCAACAGAAAACGGGTCCATGTGTTTCCCGATCGAGGATAAGAGGTCAGGTAGATATCGTTCGGCCTCGGATCGGGAGGCAGATACGTTTTCCTGTTCCCCACGATTGCCCGCGCCCGGTTGAACCACTCGACTAACACGTTCTGCTCCTGGGAGAGGAAACGACTTCACTCTATACCAGCGACGGCCGCCAGCTGCTCACGGGAGTCGACGAGTGGCTCGTCGACTTGCCATTCGAGTTCGGGGGCCACCACTCCGGGCCACTTTTCTGGATACCTGGAGCCATGGGCGGTTTGGCCTTCAGCGGTAAAGCCGACCCACTCTTGACCTTGCAGTAGCACTTTTTGGCCCGGAATACCGGCATGTAATGTGATGTAATACCGGCCTCGATTAAGCAGCTTGCCTGGAATCTGACAGGCGCCACGATAAACTCCGGGCGACAAGGTCTCGGTACGCTGGAGATGATCGGTCGAGGCCAACACCAGCTCTCCCGTAGCTCGGCGCATTTTCATCACAAAACGCATGCCGCGCACTTCTTCGAGGACCCGGTAGACGAACTCGATGGTGATGGGGTCCTGAACCGACATGGTCGACGTGCGCCTACCCGTGCTATCTCGAAGTGCGATCTGACATAATCGCAACTGCTCTCCTCCCGGAGCCGTCCCGAGGTCGCTCCAACAGCGACTGCCATCCGAATTCATCTGTTGGTCAACAGTTGCAAAGTAATGGCTGATCACTTCATCGGTCGGCCCTGCGCAAACCAACTCCCCCTCGTCTAACAACACGGTCCGATCGCATAGGTCACTCACTGCTCCCATGTCGTGACTGACAAAGAGAATGGTACGCCCCTGACTGGCGACCTCCTCCATCTTGCCCAAACACTTTTTTTGGAACGCGATGTCACCAACGGCCAGCACCTCGTCGATAAGCAAGATCTCGGGCTCGAGGTGTGCGGCGACTGAGAAGGCTAGCCGTACGCGCATCCCGGAAGAGTATCGCTTGACGGGGGTGTCGATAAATTTGCCGACTCCCGAAAACGCGACGATCTCGTCGAACTTCTCGCTGATCTCAGCCTTACTCATACCGAGTATCGTGCCGTTAAGGAAGATATTGTCGCGGCCAGTCAACTCGGAATGAAACCCGGTGCCAACCTCGAGCAAGCTGGCGACGCGCCCGTTGAGCACAGCTCGTCCGCTGCTCGGTTCAGTGATGCGAGACAGTACCTTGAGCAATGTGCTCTTACCGGCTCCGTTGCGGCCGATGACGCCGAGCACCTCTCCACGCGCCACCTCGAAGGAAACTTCCCGAAGTGCCCAGATCAGGTCGTCCGCCTGCGGCCCGTCGAATCGCGACAGCCGTCGAATGCGACGAAAGTTCTTCAACGGCGCTTTCAGCCAAGAATTCAACGCCCCGATGAGGGTATCTTGCTGCTCATCCCGCGTACCGATGCGATAACGTTTGCTTAGCTGGTCTACGCTGATGGCTACATCGTTCATCGCTGGAAATCCGCACAAAGTGAGTCGGTTCGTCTATGCAACATCTGCAAAGACACGCTCCACGCGCCGAAAATAGAACGCCCCTGAAATAACGATGACGGTGGTACTTATCGCCCCCATCCCAATCAACTCCCACGGCATGGCGCCCGTCCCCAATAAGCTTGCTCGCATGCCCTCAATGACCCCGGCCATGGGATAGAGCCCATACAAAAGCCGGTACTGATCGGGCACCAGCGAAGCAGGCCAAACTACCGGTGCGGCATACATCAACAGTTGAACCAAAAACTGCGCCACATACTTGACGTCACGGTACTGAATCGCCAACGCCGAAAGCCATAAGCCAGCTCCTGTCGCTGTGGCCACCATCATGACGACGAGAATCGGCAGAAACAGTATCTTCCAAGTGGGGGCGTATCCGTACCCCAGCATCAGAGCGATTAGCAGCAAGAAGGCGATGGCAAAGTCCATCAACTTCGCCAATACAGGCGCCAAGGGAACAACCAGCCGCGGAAAGTAGACTTTCGTAATCATTCGACGGTCTTTGACCAAGCTTTCCGTCGAGGCGGTCATCGCTGTGGCGAAGTAGGTCCATGGCACCAGCGCCGCATATGAAAAAATTGGATAGGGGATGCCGTCGCTGGGCACTTTGGCCATTTTGCCGAAGACGACCGAAAAGACAATCATACTGAACAACGGACGAATGATCGCCCAGCCAATTCCCAAAACAGTCTGCTTATAGATGACACGAACGTCACGCAGCACTAAAAAGGTGAGCAGATCCTTGTAGCGAACTAGCTCTCGCCAGTCGATGAGTCGCCACCCGCTGCGAGCCTCGATGACGGTCTGAACCGGCATCTGCTCGTGGTGCCCACGGGGCTCATCGCTCAATTGCTTGGTGGAGGGACGATCCAACGGTGCCTTCAGACGTTGAGACGGGACAGAAACCGCTGCGCATCTGCTTGGAGAAGTTCCCCAGATAGATTCGCGCGCCCTCGATTCTAACACCTATCTTCGCTTGCTGAAACCGAGAGTCTGGCATGTCACAATCTTGCCACTGCGTTTGATGCCCTTTACTTTCGTGCTGTCGCAACTCGTCCCCCCTGACCGTCGTATACCGGACAAGATGCCTTTACCGGACAAGATGCCTTTACCGGACAAGATGCCTTTACCGGACAAGATGCCTTCGAAAAGCCCGCTTGGTGTCTCCAACCACCCTGAACTCGTCCTGATCGAGCCCAATATCGCCCGGCTCAACGGCCACGAGGTCGAGTATTTGGTCGCGCTGCACAAGGCCGCGCGTCATCGCGGCGTCGAATTGAGCGCTTGGGTTAACTCCGATATCGATCACCAGGCTCGCACAGTACTCGAAGAGGCCGGTGTTCGCCTGCAGGCAGTGCTTCCGGCGTTCGCCCGCCCCAACCTGGGCCTGCGCTTGCTGCGCTGGCTCGATGAAGGCTTGCGCCTATTTCGTTCCCTGCAGACGGCGAGCGGCACTGGAGCCGGAGGCGACCCTCAACGAGTCTTTTGCATGCTCGGTGGACGCCCCGAGTATTTGCTCGCGGCCAGTGTGCACTATCTCCTGGCGCACCGTTCGAATCCGATGGTGATGCTCTTCTTCACCTGGAACGACGAGCCGATTCGCACCAGCAGGCTGCCGATGCGACCGCTCTTCGAGGCCACCATCGCCGCAAGCCGTCGGGCCCGAGCCGGGCGCGCGCTGCATCTGGCGGGCCAAACTGCGGTGGTCGCTGACCAGCTCGAAGGCGTCCTCGACGGCCCGGTGCACTCGCTTCCGATGGTCATCGATTGGGAGTCGTTCCCACAGCAATCATCCTCGTCGAGTCGGCCCACCGTCGGCTATACCGGCGCGCTGTCGCCTCGACGTGGCGCCTCCCAGCTCAGCGGGGCGCTCGAACGGCTCGATGCGGACGTGCACTGGGTTTTCAACGTTACGCTGCGGCCAGGAGAATCGGGCTCTCTGGGGCAGCATGTGTTGGAACGACTTCGTGCACATCCCGGCACCGACGTGCGCGTCGGCCCCTTTTCGAGGGCTCAGTACAAGGCAAATCTCGCAGGGATGGATATCTTGGCGCTGCCCTACGAACCGGCGATCTTCGCCCATAAGACATCGGGGATCTTCGCCGAAGCGGTCGGGCTGCAGAAGGTCATGGTTGTGCCGGCTGAAACTTGGATGGCTCGCATTGTCCAAGAGCACCAGATCGGGGTGGTCTATGATGACTACAGCCCGAGTGGGCTGGCGCGTGGGCTGCGCCGAGCCATCGACAATCATGCACAGTACCAGACGCGCCTCGCGGACTTCAGCCCCACCTGGCGCCGCCAGAACTGTGCTGCGGCGTTCATCGACCAACTGCTCGCCCTAACACGAAGTCGAACCTGAAATGCGCGGAATGAAAGCGGCTTTCGCCGATGGCGGCGTGCCTGATAAGCTCTCCGCATGAAACTGTCACGGGGCAACGTTAGGTGCACACGCGACCAGTTCTGACCAAGATGCAGCGCTCGTCGAAGAAGACCGACTACTCGATAGCAAGCGAAGTGCCTTCGAAGGGCTGCGAAAACAAAGCAAATTTGGCAGGACTCTCCTTCGGCAATTGATGCCTCCCGTACTCTGATAATTTGCCAAATCAGTGGGACAAGACTAGTTGGACGTCTACTTCAGCCATCACATCTTCGATCGACAGACCTACGGCGGAATTTCGCGCTACTGCACAGAACTTCACCGTGGGCTTCGGCGCGCGGGAATGCAGTCCAGAATTGCGGCCGGGCTGCACATAAACGCATATTTGGACGAAGTCGACGAAGTGTGGGGAGCGAGAGTTTCAAAAAGGGCCGGGACCAATACGGCACGTCTCCAATTCAACCGCTGCACGGATTCACTCTTACGTGCATTGTTGCCAGAAACGGCGATCTACCACGTTACGTTTCACGACCGAGTTGTGTTGCCAAAGCGGGCGCGTTTGGCGTTTACCGTTCATGATCTGATTCGCGAGCGTGTCGCCGGGCCTGAGGCATTTGCGCAGCCACTTAGCACGCGGAAACGTTCCCTGGCCGAACTCGCAGACGTGGTGTTCACCGTTTCGCACTGCACCAAGCGCGATCTTGTCGAGCTTTTCGACATCCCCGCCGACAAAATCTTCGTCACCCATCTGGGCACGTCGTTTTCCCGCTTCACTGACGTGCGGCCCGACGACGCGCTCGCGCCCTATGTCCTCTATGTCGGCGCGCGCCAAGGCGCGGCTGACTACAAGAACTTTGCGCAAATGGTGCGAGCGCTTTCGAGCAGTCGTGTTGGTCAAGAAGCAAACCTGGTGTGTTTTGGTGGAGGGGAATTCACGTCCGAGCAGGTCGACCTACTCGATAGATGCGGGCTGCGCGAACGAACTCACCTGATGAAAGGCGATGACCGGTGCTTGGCTCGTCTCTTTGCGGGAGCAAGATGCTTGGTGTATCCTTCGCTTTACGAGGGCTTCGGGCTTCCCCCGCTAGAAGCGATGACGATGGGCTGTCCCGTCGTGTGCTCGGAGCGTAGCTCCATCCCTGAGGTTGTCGGATCAGCCGCCGTTTTCTTCGATCCTGAAGACGTGGAGTCGATGAGCAGTGCGATCG
It encodes:
- a CDS encoding sulfotransferase domain-containing protein, whose product is MLVEWFNRARAIVGNRKTYLPPDPRPNDIYLTSYPRSGNTWTRFLLANYLTGEACDFDAVYRCVPDLYVSPERCAELPSPRFLKSHEPYVPEYRRVIYIVRDGRDVAVSYYFYCRQRGTISQEMSFDDYLTLFNRGQVGPYGSWSTHLNSWLDNLEPSGRLLLIRYRDLKEDTAQQLRRILEFAGLDINVDRVERAVTDARFERMQRQERIMRQRNLQTSADGQSLKAVRKGQTDQWQEMFSDGQLRRFLDCHGDALARLG
- a CDS encoding glycosyltransferase family 4 protein, with the protein product MPSKSPLGVSNHPELVLIEPNIARLNGHEVEYLVALHKAARHRGVELSAWVNSDIDHQARTVLEEAGVRLQAVLPAFARPNLGLRLLRWLDEGLRLFRSLQTASGTGAGGDPQRVFCMLGGRPEYLLAASVHYLLAHRSNPMVMLFFTWNDEPIRTSRLPMRPLFEATIAASRRARAGRALHLAGQTAVVADQLEGVLDGPVHSLPMVIDWESFPQQSSSSSRPTVGYTGALSPRRGASQLSGALERLDADVHWVFNVTLRPGESGSLGQHVLERLRAHPGTDVRVGPFSRAQYKANLAGMDILALPYEPAIFAHKTSGIFAEAVGLQKVMVVPAETWMARIVQEHQIGVVYDDYSPSGLARGLRRAIDNHAQYQTRLADFSPTWRRQNCAAAFIDQLLALTRSRT
- a CDS encoding O-methyltransferase; its protein translation is MNITKKISGISQTLQRVLKRPVSELLMVQNDVLAMQRLQPLYSEFIPWTSSALRPAAVELLLNDITINDRRVIVEFGSGVSTFFIAALLQSRRGHLFSVEHDPKWASIVRKELERRGLLDHVTLIKAPLETSPFGTQQGDWHNEPVVYTWYDTAVLEQKLPPKGIDLVVVDGPPAFKDQYRFARFPALPYIADRLASCCTIVLDDIDREGEQTVVAKWEEQTSFRFQVLTSRGNIAVSHTGRAFNI
- a CDS encoding glycosyltransferase family 4 protein, with the translated sequence MDVYFSHHIFDRQTYGGISRYCTELHRGLRRAGMQSRIAAGLHINAYLDEVDEVWGARVSKRAGTNTARLQFNRCTDSLLRALLPETAIYHVTFHDRVVLPKRARLAFTVHDLIRERVAGPEAFAQPLSTRKRSLAELADVVFTVSHCTKRDLVELFDIPADKIFVTHLGTSFSRFTDVRPDDALAPYVLYVGARQGAADYKNFAQMVRALSSSRVGQEANLVCFGGGEFTSEQVDLLDRCGLRERTHLMKGDDRCLARLFAGARCLVYPSLYEGFGLPPLEAMTMGCPVVCSERSSIPEVVGSAAVFFDPEDVESMSSAIEQVYFDNQLRTTLSRRGRERSRQFQWSTTVKKTLDGYHYALQRKTAR
- a CDS encoding ABC transporter permease codes for the protein MDRPSTKQLSDEPRGHHEQMPVQTVIEARSGWRLIDWRELVRYKDLLTFLVLRDVRVIYKQTVLGIGWAIIRPLFSMIVFSVVFGKMAKVPSDGIPYPIFSYAALVPWTYFATAMTASTESLVKDRRMITKVYFPRLVVPLAPVLAKLMDFAIAFLLLIALMLGYGYAPTWKILFLPILVVMMVATATGAGLWLSALAIQYRDVKYVAQFLVQLLMYAAPVVWPASLVPDQYRLLYGLYPMAGVIEGMRASLLGTGAMPWELIGMGAISTTVIVISGAFYFRRVERVFADVA
- a CDS encoding ABC transporter ATP-binding protein codes for the protein MNDVAISVDQLSKRYRIGTRDEQQDTLIGALNSWLKAPLKNFRRIRRLSRFDGPQADDLIWALREVSFEVARGEVLGVIGRNGAGKSTLLKVLSRITEPSSGRAVLNGRVASLLEVGTGFHSELTGRDNIFLNGTILGMSKAEISEKFDEIVAFSGVGKFIDTPVKRYSSGMRVRLAFSVAAHLEPEILLIDEVLAVGDIAFQKKCLGKMEEVASQGRTILFVSHDMGAVSDLCDRTVLLDEGELVCAGPTDEVISHYFATVDQQMNSDGSRCWSDLGTAPGGEQLRLCQIALRDSTGRRTSTMSVQDPITIEFVYRVLEEVRGMRFVMKMRRATGELVLASTDHLQRTETLSPGVYRGACQIPGKLLNRGRYYITLHAGIPGQKVLLQGQEWVGFTAEGQTAHGSRYPEKWPGVVAPELEWQVDEPLVDSREQLAAVAGIE